A genomic region of Pseudomonas abietaniphila contains the following coding sequences:
- a CDS encoding aldehyde dehydrogenase family protein: MYKHASATHAISLNPATGVVFAEYPFETAAELEQSLARSAAGFKFWRKQPVSVRAEQLRKMAKALRNNAETIAQMITAEMGKPIAQARGEVEKCAVTCEWYAENGPAMLTPEKTPVENDKAYIDYLPLGPILTVMPWNFPIWQVLRGAIPMILAGNTYVLKHAPNVMGCAYLLRDAWVEAGLPEGVFEVINVTNEGVSTAIADPRIAAVAVTGSVRAGSAIAAQAGAALKKCVLELGGSDPFIVLADADLDEAVKAATVGRYQNSGQICVAAKRIIVEESVLPAFTEKFVAAVKALKVGDPLVEEHYIGPMARYDLRDELHAQVQKTVGEGATLLFGGAKLAGEGNYYAPTILSNVTPSMTSFKEELFGPVASLIVAQDAEHAVELANDSEFGLAGSVWTADEQKARDIAARLETGGVFINGYTASDARVPIGGVKKSGFGRELSHFGIREFCNAQTVWLDRR; encoded by the coding sequence ATGTACAAACACGCCTCTGCGACCCACGCCATCTCGCTGAACCCTGCCACCGGCGTGGTCTTTGCCGAATATCCGTTCGAAACCGCCGCCGAGCTCGAGCAATCACTTGCACGCAGCGCAGCGGGCTTTAAATTCTGGCGCAAACAACCGGTGAGTGTGCGCGCCGAGCAATTGCGCAAGATGGCCAAGGCGCTGCGCAACAACGCCGAGACGATTGCGCAGATGATCACCGCCGAAATGGGCAAGCCGATCGCTCAGGCCCGTGGTGAAGTCGAAAAGTGCGCCGTCACCTGCGAGTGGTACGCCGAAAACGGCCCCGCCATGCTGACCCCGGAAAAAACCCCGGTCGAAAATGACAAGGCGTACATCGACTATCTGCCGTTGGGCCCGATCCTGACCGTGATGCCGTGGAACTTCCCGATCTGGCAAGTGCTGCGCGGCGCGATTCCGATGATCCTTGCAGGCAATACCTACGTGCTCAAGCATGCGCCGAACGTCATGGGCTGCGCCTACCTGTTGCGCGATGCCTGGGTTGAAGCCGGATTGCCCGAGGGTGTCTTCGAGGTCATCAACGTCACCAACGAAGGCGTGTCCACGGCCATTGCCGATCCGCGCATTGCGGCGGTGGCGGTCACTGGCAGCGTGCGCGCTGGGTCGGCGATCGCCGCTCAGGCGGGCGCGGCGCTGAAGAAGTGCGTACTGGAACTGGGCGGCTCCGATCCGTTCATCGTGCTCGCCGATGCGGACCTCGACGAGGCTGTTAAAGCGGCAACGGTCGGGCGGTATCAGAACAGCGGCCAGATCTGTGTGGCCGCCAAGCGCATCATCGTCGAAGAGAGCGTATTGCCGGCGTTCACCGAAAAATTCGTGGCGGCGGTCAAGGCACTGAAAGTCGGCGATCCGTTGGTCGAAGAACATTACATTGGCCCGATGGCCCGTTACGACTTGCGCGATGAGCTCCACGCTCAGGTACAAAAGACCGTCGGCGAGGGCGCGACCTTGTTGTTCGGCGGCGCAAAGCTGGCAGGTGAGGGCAACTACTACGCGCCGACCATCCTGTCGAATGTGACGCCGAGCATGACCTCTTTCAAAGAAGAATTGTTCGGCCCGGTCGCTTCACTGATCGTCGCCCAGGACGCCGAACATGCGGTTGAACTGGCCAATGACAGTGAGTTCGGCCTGGCTGGCAGCGTCTGGACCGCAGATGAGCAGAAAGCGCGCGACATCGCCGCTCGTCTGGAAACGGGCGGTGTGTTCATCAACGGATACACGGCTTCCGATGCCCGTGTGCCAATCGGTGGCGTGAAGAAAAGCGGTTTTGGTCGCGAGCTGTCGCACTTCGGCATCCGCGAATTCTGCAACGCGCAGACCGTCTGGCTCGATCGTCGTTAA
- a CDS encoding DUF2790 domain-containing protein, with protein MKTLAFAALSVFAAFASVSAFADTQTSAQPLTQVEQYNRHKGIDVAKVTSVKTAQDPEKVDGLVKSTMIYVDGSGVSHSLEYTTMGYGRQNG; from the coding sequence ATGAAAACCTTAGCCTTCGCAGCCTTGTCAGTATTCGCCGCATTCGCTTCCGTCAGCGCCTTCGCTGACACCCAAACCAGCGCACAGCCTTTGACTCAGGTCGAGCAGTACAACCGTCACAAAGGCATCGACGTTGCCAAGGTCACCAGCGTCAAAACCGCTCAAGACCCTGAAAAAGTCGACGGCCTGGTTAAATCGACCATGATCTACGTGGATGGCTCGGGCGTCTCCCACAGCCTGGAATACACCACCATGGGTTACGGCCGTCAGAACGGCTAA
- a CDS encoding RidA family protein → MTDREIIVPDAMKVIVARASYAPAVRVAETLFCAGQVGRTADLQVIEDPEQQFVAAWENLRSVLAAGGCRFEDVVDMTTYHVDMSQHMTVFRDVKNRLFPQGTCAWTCIGVSELAHPGLLVEIKCVAVRRQG, encoded by the coding sequence GTGACCGACCGCGAAATCATCGTTCCAGATGCCATGAAGGTTATCGTCGCCCGAGCGAGCTATGCACCCGCTGTCAGGGTGGCCGAGACCCTGTTTTGTGCCGGGCAAGTTGGCCGTACTGCCGACCTTCAGGTCATCGAAGACCCCGAGCAGCAGTTCGTCGCGGCTTGGGAGAACCTGCGCAGTGTGCTCGCTGCTGGAGGTTGCCGCTTCGAGGATGTGGTTGACATGACGACGTACCATGTCGACATGTCGCAGCACATGACGGTATTTCGCGACGTGAAGAATCGCCTGTTTCCCCAAGGCACGTGCGCCTGGACCTGTATCGGCGTGAGCGAGCTTGCGCATCCCGGCCTGTTGGTCGAGATCAAATGCGTGGCGGTCCGGCGGCAAGGTTGA
- a CDS encoding response regulator transcription factor: MKATPRVYVVDDDAAIRTALQRLLSSEDIACSVFDSAEAFLAHPLEAVPTCLLLDVNLAQGTGFDLQDELAVRGQQFPIIFMTGYGTIAMSVRAIKAGAHEFLTKPFEPEQLLDLVREALANDALNLTERCLTCNVKERFNSLTPREKQVMGLLITGKMNKQIAVELGTSEVTAKVHKKHVMTKMNARNVIELLKMHERIAVLP, encoded by the coding sequence ATGAAAGCAACACCCAGGGTGTACGTAGTGGACGACGATGCAGCGATCCGCACCGCATTGCAGCGGTTGCTGAGCTCCGAGGACATTGCCTGCAGCGTCTTTGACAGCGCCGAAGCCTTTCTCGCCCATCCGTTGGAGGCGGTGCCGACCTGTTTGCTGCTGGACGTGAACCTGGCGCAGGGCACCGGCTTCGACCTGCAGGATGAATTGGCCGTCAGAGGCCAGCAGTTTCCCATCATTTTCATGACCGGTTACGGCACCATCGCGATGTCGGTCAGGGCGATCAAGGCCGGCGCTCATGAGTTTTTGACCAAGCCATTCGAACCCGAGCAATTGCTCGATCTGGTGCGTGAAGCGTTGGCGAACGACGCGCTGAATCTGACCGAGCGCTGCCTGACCTGTAACGTCAAAGAGCGTTTCAACAGCCTGACCCCAAGAGAAAAACAGGTCATGGGTTTGTTGATCACCGGCAAAATGAATAAACAGATTGCAGTGGAGTTGGGCACCAGCGAAGTCACGGCAAAAGTTCATAAGAAGCACGTGATGACAAAAATGAACGCGCGCAATGTCATCGAACTTCTGAAAATGCACGAGCGCATCGCGGTATTGCCTTAA
- a CDS encoding phosphohydrolase, with product MTTRYVAGIPIPDSAMARAATELMRDTQSRLLFDAARRTFVFARLLGDSRELRHDPELLYIAALFLRIGVTALYRHSQQRYEIDSADAAAEFLSGYGRSREEIAQVWDAVALHTTPGIPAHKPPLTALLCAAVDTDMLGTYGQALSPSAITRILREFPREPGFKIKFLHTLALGQLHRPHSTFGTINADVLAFHDRHLKVGGFCEQLLASTWPY from the coding sequence GTGACCACTCGATACGTTGCAGGCATTCCGATCCCCGACAGCGCGATGGCACGCGCGGCGACCGAGCTGATGCGCGACACCCAATCCAGGCTGCTGTTCGATGCAGCCAGGCGTACGTTCGTGTTTGCCCGGCTACTGGGAGACAGCCGAGAACTGCGCCACGACCCCGAGCTGCTCTACATTGCCGCGCTGTTCCTGCGGATCGGCGTCACCGCGCTTTACCGTCATTCCCAGCAACGCTACGAGATCGACAGCGCCGACGCCGCAGCAGAATTTCTCAGCGGCTACGGCCGCTCTCGCGAGGAGATTGCCCAGGTCTGGGACGCCGTCGCACTGCACACCACCCCCGGCATTCCAGCGCACAAGCCACCGTTGACCGCGCTGCTCTGCGCCGCCGTGGACACCGACATGCTCGGCACCTACGGTCAGGCGCTCTCCCCAAGCGCGATCACCCGCATACTCCGCGAATTCCCCCGAGAGCCGGGGTTCAAGATCAAGTTTTTGCACACGCTGGCGCTGGGACAACTGCATCGACCGCACAGCACTTTCGGCACCATCAACGCGGATGTACTGGCCTTCCATGACCGGCACCTGAAGGTCGGCGGCTTTTGCGAGCAGTTGCTGGCGTCGACATGGCCGTATTGA
- the ptrR gene encoding putrescine utilization regulator PtrR yields MDLTQLELFKAITEEGSITAAAQRLHRVPSNLTTRIKQLEQELGVDLFIREKLRLRLSPTGWTFLDYTRRILDLVEEARQATSGSEPQGVFSLGSMESTAAVRIPSLLAEFHQRYPKVELDLSTGPSGDMIDGVLSGRLSAAFVDGPLRHPELEGIELFEEEMLLITAASHEPVTRALDVNSKTVYAFRQNCSYRRHFEAWFKADMATPGKIFEMESYHGMLACVTAGAGVAMIPRSMLESMPGSRNVNAYPLSEAFRYLNIWLTWRRGIRSPALNTFIDLVQTAVNETSPPASPSIPA; encoded by the coding sequence ATGGACCTGACCCAACTCGAGCTTTTCAAGGCCATCACCGAAGAAGGCAGCATCACCGCCGCCGCGCAGCGCCTGCATCGCGTGCCTTCAAACCTGACCACACGTATCAAGCAACTGGAGCAGGAACTGGGCGTCGATCTGTTCATTCGAGAGAAACTGCGGTTACGGCTCTCGCCCACAGGCTGGACGTTTCTCGATTACACGCGGCGTATTCTGGATCTGGTCGAAGAGGCCAGACAGGCGACCTCGGGGTCGGAACCACAAGGCGTGTTTTCGCTGGGTTCGATGGAAAGTACGGCGGCGGTGCGCATCCCTTCCCTGCTGGCGGAATTCCATCAGCGTTATCCGAAGGTCGAACTGGACCTGTCCACCGGACCTTCCGGCGACATGATCGATGGCGTGCTGTCGGGTCGGCTCAGCGCGGCATTCGTCGACGGTCCGCTGCGCCATCCTGAGCTGGAAGGGATCGAATTGTTCGAGGAGGAAATGCTGCTGATCACGGCCGCGAGCCATGAGCCTGTGACGCGGGCACTGGATGTGAACAGCAAGACGGTCTATGCGTTTCGCCAGAACTGCTCCTACAGGCGACATTTTGAGGCCTGGTTCAAAGCGGACATGGCAACGCCGGGCAAGATATTCGAGATGGAGTCCTATCACGGGATGCTCGCCTGCGTGACCGCTGGCGCGGGCGTGGCGATGATTCCACGCAGCATGCTGGAAAGCATGCCAGGCAGCCGCAACGTCAACGCGTACCCGTTGAGCGAGGCGTTTCGCTACCTGAACATCTGGCTGACGTGGCGGCGCGGCATACGCTCGCCCGCATTGAACACCTTCATCGATCTGGTGCAGACGGCCGTAAACGAAACGTCGCCGCCCGCCTCTCCATCCATTCCGGCTTGA
- a CDS encoding AraC family transcriptional regulator — protein sequence MNAINPSLFRSLLASLRSLPDDEHDALEQVVRELSAHLVPDAAQQPPHPPSDRVALSPWQERRAKELMSSQMDKGLSIARIASECSLSRSHFSRAFKKNTGLSPRDWYLQMRLDKARGLLSDSGLTISQISLDCGFADQSHFTRVFSRMTGVTPFNWRRSMASAPLCCAE from the coding sequence ATGAACGCAATCAACCCGTCACTGTTTCGTTCGCTACTGGCGTCCCTGCGCTCCCTGCCCGATGACGAGCACGACGCGCTCGAACAGGTGGTTCGCGAACTATCCGCCCACCTGGTTCCGGATGCTGCCCAGCAACCACCGCACCCTCCGTCCGATCGGGTGGCGCTTTCGCCCTGGCAGGAACGCCGCGCCAAGGAGCTGATGTCCAGCCAGATGGACAAGGGCTTGTCCATCGCCCGCATCGCCAGCGAATGTTCGTTGTCCCGCAGCCATTTCTCCAGGGCCTTCAAGAAAAACACCGGCCTTTCGCCGCGTGACTGGTATTTGCAGATGCGGCTGGACAAGGCGAGGGGGCTGCTCAGCGATTCCGGGCTGACCATTTCGCAGATCAGCCTGGATTGCGGGTTTGCCGATCAGTCGCATTTCACCCGAGTGTTCAGCCGAATGACCGGCGTCACGCCGTTCAACTGGCGGCGCTCGATGGCGTCCGCTCCCTTGTGCTGTGCGGAGTGA
- a CDS encoding ATP-binding protein: MSSAQNAPVGVMLGSGPFGPGWRDQLEWTLLLTDGELSHYRVRLAEDLQQHWRIVSAVGSATDEVARRLAHEFGLADRLLPGWSLQPLALLSSENGPLLVLSDPGGQPLHSLADQPVSIERFLHLAIGAAAALFETHANGLLHRDIKPCNLVEGADGIVRLSGFGLSVDAYPAGALPVSDSICGTLAYMSPEQARRVERQADQRSDLYALGMTFYEWLAGRLPFEALDPVEWVYCHVARQPPALSEFRGDIPQPLSQLVLKLIAKNPDDRYQSAGSLLADLRSCKCQWHQFKDIPDLGLDPDGDRSAARSEFRTAQARRQEAILTSRTSVVIPGGQDTLDLASVMKAAQALSEETDQDRLIEMLMSTTIMHAGAQRAVLLLVKSDAPVICAMGQGCDNGLQVQLVRLTPGKHHLPLSILYRVMRTHQRLVIDDVSVDGYFGDDEYLEKHPVRSALCLPLLKQGQLIGVLYLENNLAAGVFTVGRTGVLELLAGQAAISLETARLHHQLKEENARRQDIETALHNARAKLAQVSQVTVMGELAASIAHEINQPLASMVSNAAASLRWLNRATPQIGEAMSGLRDIVQDGRRAGQIVNALQSLARQGTHQRRRLLINDVIRHVVTLTMVEVEQQRVLMSTHLTPSPLQVIGSGVQLQQVVLNLILNAVDAMSAGDHVLRRLSITSEVVGSDYLVVSVEDTGPGIDQEDLDKVFNAFFTTKDKGMGMGLAICRSIIHAHGGQLYAMPARYGGTTFVFTLPAVV; this comes from the coding sequence ATGAGCAGCGCCCAAAATGCGCCAGTCGGGGTGATGTTGGGCTCGGGACCGTTCGGACCCGGGTGGCGGGATCAGCTTGAGTGGACATTACTGCTCACGGACGGCGAGCTCTCTCACTATCGGGTCAGGCTTGCTGAGGATCTGCAGCAACATTGGCGAATCGTCAGCGCCGTTGGCAGCGCGACGGACGAGGTAGCCCGGCGCCTTGCCCATGAATTCGGTCTTGCCGACAGGCTGCTGCCGGGTTGGTCACTGCAACCCCTGGCGCTGCTTTCATCAGAGAACGGCCCACTGCTGGTGTTGAGCGATCCGGGCGGGCAGCCGCTTCACTCACTGGCCGATCAGCCGGTTTCCATCGAGCGTTTTCTGCACCTGGCGATAGGCGCCGCCGCCGCACTCTTCGAAACCCATGCCAATGGCCTGCTGCACCGGGATATCAAGCCCTGCAACCTGGTGGAAGGCGCTGACGGCATCGTACGCCTGAGCGGTTTCGGGTTGAGCGTCGACGCTTACCCTGCAGGGGCTCTGCCCGTGTCTGACTCGATCTGCGGAACGCTGGCCTACATGTCTCCGGAGCAGGCCCGCAGGGTCGAACGTCAGGCCGATCAGCGCAGCGACCTTTACGCGCTGGGCATGACGTTTTACGAGTGGCTGGCGGGGCGTCTGCCGTTCGAGGCCCTTGACCCGGTGGAATGGGTGTATTGCCATGTGGCGCGTCAGCCGCCGGCGCTGAGCGAGTTTCGGGGCGACATCCCGCAGCCCTTGTCGCAACTGGTACTGAAACTGATCGCAAAGAACCCGGATGACCGCTATCAGAGCGCAGGAAGCCTGCTGGCTGATTTACGTTCGTGCAAATGCCAATGGCATCAGTTCAAGGACATCCCTGATCTGGGACTTGATCCCGACGGGGACCGTAGCGCGGCCCGGAGCGAGTTCCGCACGGCACAGGCTCGCCGCCAGGAGGCGATTCTGACTTCGCGTACGTCAGTCGTCATTCCTGGCGGCCAGGACACCCTGGACCTGGCGTCGGTGATGAAGGCCGCGCAGGCGTTGTCCGAGGAAACCGATCAGGACCGGCTGATCGAAATGCTCATGAGCACCACCATCATGCATGCTGGCGCGCAACGTGCCGTGTTGCTGCTGGTGAAAAGCGACGCCCCTGTTATCTGTGCCATGGGTCAGGGCTGTGACAACGGTCTGCAGGTCCAGCTGGTCCGGCTCACTCCCGGCAAGCACCATTTGCCCTTGTCGATTCTTTATCGGGTCATGCGCACCCACCAACGGTTGGTGATCGACGACGTCAGTGTCGACGGTTACTTTGGCGACGACGAATACCTCGAGAAGCACCCTGTCCGTTCCGCGTTGTGCCTGCCGTTGCTCAAGCAGGGGCAGTTGATTGGTGTGCTCTACCTGGAAAACAACCTGGCTGCGGGCGTGTTTACCGTTGGCCGCACGGGGGTGTTGGAGTTGCTCGCCGGGCAGGCGGCCATCTCGCTGGAAACCGCCAGGCTGCACCATCAGCTGAAAGAAGAAAACGCCCGTCGGCAGGACATCGAGACCGCGCTGCACAATGCCCGCGCCAAGCTGGCGCAGGTGTCGCAGGTCACGGTAATGGGAGAGCTGGCGGCTTCGATCGCCCATGAAATCAATCAGCCGCTGGCGTCGATGGTGTCCAACGCCGCAGCGAGTCTTCGCTGGCTGAACCGGGCGACGCCGCAGATCGGCGAAGCGATGTCAGGTCTGCGGGACATCGTTCAGGACGGTCGAAGAGCAGGCCAGATCGTCAACGCGTTGCAGTCGCTGGCGCGGCAGGGCACCCATCAACGCCGACGCCTGCTGATCAACGATGTGATCCGCCATGTGGTGACCCTGACGATGGTCGAGGTCGAACAACAGCGCGTGCTGATGAGCACGCACCTGACACCTTCGCCGTTGCAGGTCATCGGTTCGGGCGTGCAATTGCAGCAAGTGGTGCTGAATCTGATCCTCAACGCAGTGGATGCGATGAGTGCGGGCGATCACGTGCTGCGTCGGCTGTCGATCACCAGCGAAGTCGTGGGCAGTGATTATCTGGTGGTCAGCGTTGAGGACACGGGGCCGGGCATTGACCAGGAGGATCTGGACAAGGTGTTCAATGCCTTTTTCACCACCAAGGACAAAGGCATGGGCATGGGGCTGGCGATCTGTCGCTCGATCATTCATGCCCACGGCGGGCAGTTGTATGCGATGCCAGCGAGGTATGGCGGGACGACCTTCGTGTTTACCTTGCCTGCTGTCGTTTAG
- a CDS encoding YbdD/YjiX family protein, with product MLTKTLAAVARASRAARLMLGMPDYDGYLAFMAKQHPDEPVMTYEAFFREREKARYSQRQCNARCC from the coding sequence ATGCTCACTAAAACCCTTGCTGCCGTTGCACGTGCCAGCCGCGCTGCGCGTTTGATGTTGGGCATGCCTGACTACGACGGGTATCTCGCGTTCATGGCCAAGCAACACCCGGACGAGCCCGTGATGACTTATGAAGCGTTCTTTCGTGAACGCGAGAAGGCCCGTTACAGTCAGCGCCAATGTAACGCGCGTTGCTGCTGA
- a CDS encoding LysR family transcriptional regulator, whose product MNRNDLRRVDMNLLVIFESLMFERNLTRVAEKLFMGQPAISAALARLRDLFDDPLLLRNGRAMEPTARALDILKELQPALDTISGAVSRAKEFDPSTSCDVFRIGLSDDAEFGLFPPLLSKLREEAPGIIVVVRRANFLLMPALLASGEISVGISYTTELPANAKRKKLRDIGCKVLRGDKRPGTLTLDDYCERPHTMVSFSGDLTGNIDIDLAKVGRARRVVVAVPQFSGLRALLAGTELIATVPDYAACALVEGCALRAEDPPFPIEPAELSMVWSGVHDNDPAERWLRSRITEFMSQETRPMP is encoded by the coding sequence ATGAATCGCAATGACCTGCGTCGCGTCGACATGAACTTGCTGGTGATCTTCGAATCGTTGATGTTCGAACGAAACCTGACCCGCGTGGCCGAGAAGCTGTTCATGGGACAGCCGGCGATCAGTGCGGCGCTGGCGCGCTTGCGAGATCTGTTCGACGATCCTTTGCTGCTGCGCAACGGTCGGGCGATGGAGCCGACCGCCCGCGCGCTGGACATCCTCAAAGAGCTGCAACCGGCGCTGGACACCATCTCCGGCGCGGTGAGCCGTGCGAAGGAGTTCGACCCGAGCACCAGTTGCGACGTGTTCCGCATCGGTTTGTCCGACGATGCAGAATTCGGGCTGTTTCCACCGTTGCTCAGCAAACTGCGTGAAGAAGCTCCGGGCATTATCGTCGTGGTGCGTCGGGCCAACTTTTTGCTCATGCCGGCGTTGCTGGCGTCGGGTGAAATCTCGGTCGGGATCAGCTACACCACCGAGCTGCCCGCCAATGCCAAGCGCAAGAAGCTGCGCGACATCGGTTGCAAGGTACTGCGAGGCGACAAACGCCCCGGCACATTGACGCTGGACGATTACTGCGAGCGTCCACACACCATGGTGTCGTTCTCGGGGGATCTGACCGGCAACATCGACATCGACCTGGCCAAGGTGGGGCGGGCGAGAAGGGTGGTGGTGGCCGTGCCGCAGTTCAGTGGCCTGCGTGCATTGCTGGCCGGCACCGAACTGATCGCCACCGTTCCGGATTACGCCGCGTGCGCGCTGGTCGAAGGTTGCGCTCTGCGCGCCGAAGACCCGCCGTTCCCGATCGAGCCGGCCGAGCTGTCGATGGTCTGGAGCGGCGTGCACGACAACGATCCTGCCGAGCGCTGGCTGCGTTCACGCATTACCGAGTTCATGTCCCAGGAAACCCGGCCCATGCCGTAA
- a CDS encoding OprD family porin → MASRLSLLTLALLASSTDLMAATDDGEHGFLADTSLNVLARNFFLQNDYRTGHPDQSYRQEWAQGFIANLQSGFTQGTLGVGVDAHGFYGLKLDSGRGRAGTGLLPLDSDGRAEDDYSDAGGALKLRLSKTTLKIGEMEVETPVLDTGDKRLQPEYASGLFLDSRDVEGLKLVAGHFTSFKNENASTSRGDFDGYGATTRGRSISLAGVETTDSTPVGGSVYASQLTDTWRQYYGNLHYTDVLSDNSALLLDSNLYRTLDQGSERAGAIDNTAYSLSAKYSLGAQAFTLAWQKIDGDTPFDFVGGDSIYLANSIKYADFNGAHEQSWQVRYDLDAASFGLPGLKFMTRYVRGSQIDGTHAPQGAVYQPFDEVSGRYQPIQGKGGRHWERDIDLKYVVQSGPAKDLSLDVSHVSHRGNDAQGGDDIDRLYIVVQYPLDLLK, encoded by the coding sequence ATGGCAAGCCGATTGTCGCTGCTCACCCTGGCATTACTCGCATCTTCCACCGACCTGATGGCGGCCACTGACGACGGGGAGCACGGGTTTCTCGCCGACACCTCGTTAAACGTCCTGGCGCGTAACTTCTTTCTGCAAAACGACTACCGCACCGGGCATCCCGATCAAAGCTACCGGCAGGAATGGGCGCAAGGCTTCATCGCCAATCTACAGTCAGGCTTTACCCAGGGCACCCTGGGTGTGGGCGTCGATGCCCATGGATTCTATGGCTTGAAACTCGACAGCGGACGCGGACGCGCGGGAACCGGCCTGTTGCCACTGGACAGCGACGGTCGCGCCGAGGACGACTACTCCGATGCAGGCGGCGCGCTGAAACTGCGCCTGTCGAAAACCACCCTGAAGATCGGCGAGATGGAAGTGGAAACGCCGGTGCTCGACACCGGCGACAAGCGCCTGCAACCGGAGTACGCCAGCGGGTTGTTTCTGGACAGCCGTGACGTGGAAGGACTGAAACTGGTCGCTGGGCATTTCACCTCGTTCAAGAACGAAAACGCGTCCACCTCCCGGGGCGACTTCGACGGTTACGGCGCCACCACGCGCGGCCGCTCGATCAGCCTGGCAGGCGTGGAGACCACCGACAGCACGCCGGTCGGTGGCTCCGTGTACGCTTCGCAGCTCACCGACACCTGGCGCCAGTACTACGGAAACCTGCATTACACCGACGTACTGTCGGACAACAGCGCGTTGCTGTTGGACAGCAACCTTTACCGCACACTGGATCAAGGCAGTGAGCGTGCCGGGGCCATCGATAACACCGCCTACAGCCTGTCGGCCAAGTACAGCCTCGGTGCGCAAGCGTTTACCCTGGCCTGGCAAAAGATCGATGGCGACACGCCCTTCGACTTCGTCGGAGGCGACTCGATCTACCTCGCCAACTCGATCAAGTACGCCGACTTCAACGGTGCACACGAGCAGTCGTGGCAAGTGCGCTACGACCTGGATGCGGCATCGTTCGGTTTGCCGGGGTTGAAGTTCATGACCCGCTACGTGCGCGGCAGCCAGATCGATGGCACCCATGCACCACAAGGCGCGGTGTATCAGCCATTCGACGAGGTGTCAGGCCGTTATCAGCCCATTCAGGGCAAAGGTGGACGTCATTGGGAGCGCGATATCGACCTCAAGTACGTGGTGCAGTCCGGTCCGGCCAAGGACCTGTCGCTGGACGTGTCTCATGTCTCGCATCGCGGCAACGATGCTCAGGGCGGCGATGACATCGATCGTCTGTACATCGTCGTGCAGTATCCGCTCGACCTGCTCAAATGA